In a genomic window of Drosophila takahashii strain IR98-3 E-12201 chromosome 3L, DtakHiC1v2, whole genome shotgun sequence:
- the Oseg4 gene encoding WD repeat-containing protein 35, whose product MFVYLSKKIAIPNNVKLNCIAWNKEEGYIAVAGTDGLLKVLKLDQAAANGQSKGGLAAVSNLSMNQTLDGHKESVRVVTWNDAQQKLTSSDTDGVIMVWMLYKGSWYEEMTNDRKKSTVASMSWTSDGSRICIVYEDGAIIVGSVDGNRIFGKELKGTHLTGVQWSPDNRLILFALANGECHLYDNQGNFAMKLHIQCVSLGGGSSSRVHRIASICWFSGRVSQSRKRPVLAICYENGRVQIMRNENDDAPTIFDTGMRNVDAKWNHDGTVLAICGTTLDAVTPPSQRDSNQVCFYSPMGRIYRTLKVPGTDITSLSWEGKSLRIAMAVDSFIYFANIRPDYIWCYFEKTVVFLNSNSSTRDSPMSVITFWNTVSNQSFLKEVEPTLCLASSSEHCVLGVECVSSNIKEIALSTLENRSNPADDRVYQLLLCNSIGTTVDSKYTDIRPCFVGINSSYVAIASQEEILIWHYHTPKSASTLHSVKARKEKRFHIDDTPTGVEMAKDLMLTSSSDGHSTQRGISDPICALALSEKLLLVARESGAINEYSIANVALRNRHLMNSKVYKMAINCNSTRAAIIDHMGVMTLLDLDDNRETQLNFSRVERKDVWAVSWAKDNPLLLALMEKTRMYIFRGNDPEEPVSCSGYICTFEDLEITSVLLDDIISVGELQNSSHLIQLRVKSLRDTDDLLEHVGLEDAKQFIEDNPHPRLWRLLAESALKKLELETAENAFVRCAHYPGIKLVKRLRTIHSKELQRAEISAFYGEFEEAEKLYLDADRRDLAIELRMTLCDWFRVVQLYRMGGSGVSDQQMEVAWREIGHHFANLRSWESAREYYEKSHYLEGYMEALYHLELFDDLEKCVERLPEKSPLLPKLAEMLASVGMCSEAVQAHLRFGDQKAAVSTCVNLRQWGEAVELAQRFQLPQVQTLIAKHAAQLLQEGRLKEAIEMQRNAGRHLDAARLLSQMAEREQEKRAPLLRIKKLYVLASLLAEEHLKAVATPEIDYASGRNTLLDSIALEDAAEIERLWHCSEAYHFMLLAQRQLRFGIIHSAVVTAVRLRDYEDVLPPEHIYSLLALASCADRAFGTCSKAFMKLEQLGHLPEATLQRYEELAAGIFAKYDPEDTAGEKVDCYSCGVPVPDSSPSCPECNARFPACISSGKPITQPTNNIWICTTCHHCAAPTEISRHRTCPLCHSLIVSMTVEI is encoded by the exons AGGAGTCGGTGAGGGTGGTCACCTGGAACGATGCCCAGCAGAAGTTGACCTCCTCGGACACGGATGGGGTGATCATGGTGTGGATGCTGTACAAGGGATCCTGGTACGAGGAGATGACCAACGATAGGAAGAAGTCCACCGTGGCCAGCATGAGTTGGACCTCGGATGGTTCGAGGATCTGCATAGTTTACGAAGACGGGGCTATAATTGTGGGTTCTGTGGATGGCAATCGCATCTTTGGCAAGGAACTCAAGGGTACTCATTTAACTGGAGTCCAGTGGAGTCCGGATAATCGACTCATCCTGTTTGCCTTGGCCAATGGAGAGTGTCATCTGTATGATAATCAAGGGAACTTTGCT atGAAACTACACATCCAGTGCGTGAGCTTAGGTGGGGGTTCCTCCTCCAGGGTTCATCGCATAGCCAGCATCTGTTGGTTTAGTGGTAGGGTATCCCAGAGTCGGAAACGTCCTGTTTTAGCCATTTGCTACGAGAACGGAAGGGTGCAGATCATGAGGAATGAAAATGATGATG CCCCCACAATCTTCGACACTGGAATGCGCAATGTGGACGCCAAGTGGAACCATGATGGAACTGTCTTAGCTATTTGTGGAACCACCTTAGATGCAGTTACTCCACCCTCGCAGCGAGACTCCAACCAGGTGTGCTTTTACTCGCCAATGGGCAGGATCTATAGGACCCTCAAAGTTCCAGGAACCGACATCACCTCGCTCAGTTGGGAGGGCAAATCACTTCGCATCGCCATGGCCGTGGattcttttatttactttgccAACATCCGACCGGATTACATTTGGTGTTACTTTGAGAAGACTGTGGTGTTTCTGAATAGTAACTCTAGTACTCGAGATTCTCCCATGAGTGTGATTACCTTTTGGAACACCGTTTCGAATCAGAGTTTCCTCAAGGAGGTGGAACCCACTTTGTGTTTGGCCTCCAGTAGTGAACACTGCGTTTTGGGAGTGGAGTGTGTTAGTAGCAACATCAAGGAGATTGCACTGAGTACTCTGGAGAATCGGAGTAATCCAGCGGATGACAGAGTTTaccagttgttgttgtgcaaCTCTATAGGAACCACTGTGGATT CCAAGTACACGGACATCAGACCCTGCTTTGTGGGCATCAACTCGAGCTATGTGGCCATAGCCTCGCAGGAGGAGATCCTCATCTGGCATTACCATACCCCCAAG AGTGCCTCCACCCTGCACAGTGTAAAAGCCCGCAAAGAGAAGCGTTTCCACATCGATGACACACCCACTGGCGTGGAGATGGCCAAGGATTTGATGTTGACCAGCAGCAGTGATGGTCACTCCACGCAGCGTGGAATCAGTGATCCCATTTGTGCTTTGGCCCTCTCCGAGAAGCTGCTCCTGGTGGCCAGGGAATCGGGAGCCATCAACGAGTACAGCATAGCCAATGTGGCGCTGAGGAACCGCCACCTGATGAACTCCAAGGTCTACAAGATGGCCATCAACTGCAATTCCAC ACGTGCTGCTATTATTGATCACATGGGAGTGATGACCCTGCTCGATCTGGATGATAATAGGGAGACCCAATTGAACTTCAGTCGGGTGGAGCGAAAGGACGTTTGGGCCGTGAGTTGGGCCAAGGACAACCCACTGCTCTTGGCTCTGATGGAGAAGACGAGGATGTACATTTTCCGGGGCAACGATCCCGAGGAGCCCGTCTCCTGTTCCGGCTACATTTGCACCTTTGAGGATCTGGAGATCACTAGTGTCTTGTTAGACGACATCATCAGCGTGGGTGAGCTTCAGAACTCATCGCATCTTATCCAACTGAGGGTAAAGTCTTTGAGAGACACTGATGATCTTCTGGAGCATGTGGGTCTGGAGGATGCCAAGCAGTTCATCGAGGATAATCCGCATCCGAGGCTCTGGAGATTGCTGGCCGAGTCTGCCTTGAAGAAACTTGAACTTGAGACGGCGGAGAATGCCTTTGTGCGATGTGCCCACTATCCGGGTATCAAGTTGGTCAAGAGATTGAGGACCATCCACTCGAAAGAACTGCAGCGAGCGGAGATCTCTGCTTTCTACGGTGAGTTTGAGGAGGCGGAGAAGCTTTACCTAGATGCAGATCGACGGGATTTGGCCATAGAACTGCGAATGACCCTCTGCGATTGGTTCCGTGTGGTGCAGCTGTATAGGATGGGCGGATCGGGGGTATCGGATCAGCAAATGGAGGTTGCCTGGCGGGAGATAGGCCATCACTTTGCGAATCTACGATCCTGGGAGAGTGCCAGGGAGTATTACGAGAAGTCTCACTATCTGGAGGGCTACATGGAGGCTCTATATCACCTAGAGCTCTTTGATGATCTGGAAAAGTGTGTGGAAAGGCTGCCGGAGAAGAGTCCCCTGCTTCCCAAGCTGGCCGAGATGCTGGCCTCCGTGGGCATGTGTTCCGAGGCGGTTCAGGCTCATCTTCGCTTTGGTGACCAAAAGGCAGCGGTATCAACCTGCGTGAATCTCCGCCAGTGGGGCGAGGCAGTGGAACTGGCCCAGAGATTCCAGCTGCCCCAAGTGCAGACCCTGATAGCCAAGCATGCGGCCCAGTTGCTTCAGGAGGGACGCCTCAAGGAGGCCATCGAGATGCAGAGGAATGCGGGACGTCACCTGGATGCAGCTCGTCTTTTATCGCAAATGGCGGAGAGGGAACAGGAGAAGCGAGCTCCTCTACTGAGGATCAAGAAGCTATATGTTCTGGCTTCTCTATTAGCAGAGGAGCATCTCAAGGCAGTGGCTACCCCCGAAATTGACTATGCCAGTGGAAGGAATACCCTTCTAGACTCGATTGCTCTCGAAGATGCAGCTGAAATAGAGAGACTGTGGCACTGTTCCGAGGCCTATCACTTTATGCTCCTCGCCCAGCGGCAACTGCGCTTCGGGATCATCCACAGTGCGGTGGTCACGGCGGTGCGACTAAGGGATTATGAGGACGTACTGCCTCCGGAACACATATATAGTCTATTAGCCCTGGCTAGCTGTGCTGATCGGGCCTTTGGCACCTGCTCCAAGGCCTTCATGAAGCTGGAGCAACTGGGTCACCTGCCGGAGGCGACTCTTCAGAGATACGAGGAGCTGGCCGCCGGGATCTTTGCCAAGTATGATCCAGAGGATACCGCTGGGGAGAAAGTGGATTGCTATTCCTGTGGAGTGCCAGTTCCAGATAG CTCACCATCTTGTCCCGAGTGCAATGCCCGTTTTCCCGCCTGCATTTCCTCCGGGAAACCCATCACCCAGCCCACGAATAATATTTGGATCTGCACCACCTGCCATCACTGTGCTGCCCCCACGGAGATCTCAAGGCATCGCACTTGCCCACTGTGCCACAGCTTGATTGTCTCCATGACTGTGGAAATCTGA